One segment of Meriones unguiculatus strain TT.TT164.6M chromosome 3, Bangor_MerUng_6.1, whole genome shotgun sequence DNA contains the following:
- the Amacr gene encoding alpha-methylacyl-CoA racemase has protein sequence MAGAEPCHSPFALGPAMALRGISVVELAGLAPGPFCGMVLADFGAQVVRVDRPGSVGDVSRLARGKRSLVLDLKRPAGATVLRRLCARADVLLEPFRCGVMEKLQLGPEILLKDNPKLIYARLSGFGHSGSFSKVAGHDINYLALSGVLSKIGRGGENPYPPLNLLADFGGGGLMCTLGILLALFERTRSGLGQVIDANMVEGTAYLSSFLWKTQHMGLWDQPRGQNMLDGGAPFYTTYKTADGEFMAVGAIEPQFYKLLLKGLGLKSDELPAQMSVADWLEMKKKFADVFAKKTKAEWCQIFDGTDACVTPVLTFEEALHHSHNKERASFITDEEQHVSPRPAPQLSRTPAVPSTKRDSSEGEHTEEVLREFGFSQEEISQLHSERIIESKKPKANL, from the exons ATGGCAGGTGCGGAGCCCTGTCACTCGCCTTTCGCCCTGGGACCGGCCATGGCGTTGCGTGGCATCAGTGTCGTGGAGCTGGCGGGCCTGGCCCCGGGCCCATTCTGCGGGATGGTCCTGGCGGACTTCGGCGCTCAGGTGGTGCGCGTGGACCGGCCAGGCTCCGTGGGCGACGTGAGTCGCCTGGCCCGGGGCAAGCGCTCGCTGGTGCTGGACCTGAAGCGGCCCGCGGGAGCCACGGTGTTGCGGCGCCTGTGCGCACGCGCGGACGTGCTGCTGGAGCCCTTCCGCTGCG gTGTCATGGAGAAACTCCAGCTTGGGCCAGagattctgctgaaggacaacccAAAGCTCATCTATGCCAGGCTGAGTGGATTTGGCCATTCGGGAAGTTTCTCCAAAGTAGCTGGCCATGACATCAATTACTTGGCTTTGTCAG GTGTTCTGTCAAAGATTGGCCGCGGTGGTGAGAACCCATACCCGCCGCTGAATCTCCTGGCTGACTTCGGTGGCGGCGGCCTCATGTGCACACTGGGCATTCTGCTGGCCCTCTTTGAACGCACACGCTCTGGCCTAGGGCAGGTCATTGATGCCAACATG GTGGAAGGAACGGCATACTTAAGTTCTTTCCTGTGGAAAACTCAGCACATGGGGCTGTGGGATCAGCCTCGAGGACAAAACATGCTAGATGGTGGGGCTCCTTTCTACACAACCTACAAAACTGCGGATGGAGAGTTCATGGCTGTTGGTGCAATTGAACCCCAGTTCTATAAGCTGCTGCTCAAAG GACTTGGTCTCAAGTCTGATGAACTCCCTGCCCAGATGAGCGTAGCTGATTGGttggaaatgaagaagaaatttgCAGATGTGTTTGCAAAGAAGACCAAGGCAGAGTGGTGCCAGATCTTTGACGGAACAGATGCGTGTGTGACCCCAGTGCTGACGTTTGAGGAGGCCCTCCACCACAGTCACAACAAGGAACGGGCCTCATTTATCACTGACGAGGAGCAGCATGTAAGCCCCCGACCTGCACCTCAACTGTCCAGGACCCCAGCTGTCCCTTCTACCAAAAGGGACTCCTCCGAGGGAGAGCACACTGAGGAGGTGCTTAGAGAATTTGGGTTCAGCCAGGAAGAGATCAGTCAGCTGCACTCAGAGAGAATCATTGAAAGTAAGAAGCCGAAAGCCAACCTCTGA